The Nocardioides sp. cx-173 genome segment ATCGGCCTGGTGACCGGCACCGTGCTGACCATGATCTTCGGCGAGCTGGTGCCCAAGAACCTGGCCATCGCGATGCCCCTGGCCACCGCCCGGGCCACCCAGCGGCCGATGCGCTGGTGGACGGCGGTCAACCACTACCCGATCCGGCTCCTCAACGGCTCGGCCAACGCCGTCGTGCGCCGCCTGGGCATGGAGCCGCAGGAGGAGCTGCGCTCGGCGCGCAGCTCCACCGAGCTGGCCTCGCTGATCCAACGCTCCGCCGACATCGGGACCCTCGACGCCGACACCGCCGAGCTGATGGAGCGCTCGGTGGAGTTCGGGACCCGCACCGCCGGCGAGATCATGACCCCTCGCGTGCGCACCCGCAGCCTGGAGGCCAACGACCGGGCGAGCGCGGTGATCGAGCTGACCCGCCAGACCGGGCACAGCCGGTTCCCCGTGCTCGACGCCGACGACGCGGTCGTCGGCACCGTCCACGTCAAGAACGCCGTCGCCCTGCCGCTGCACGAGCGGGCCACCACCAAGGTCAAGCACCTGATGGCCAAGCCCATCGTCGTGCCCGACTCGCTGCGCCTGGACCCACTGCTGGCGCTGCTGCGAGAGGACGGCTTCCAGATGGCCGTGGTCCTCGACGAGTACGGCGGCCACGCCGGCATCGTGACCCTGGAGGACGTGGTCGAGGAGATCGTGGGCGACATCGCCGACGAGCACGACCGCCTGGGCGCTCGTGCCCGGCAGCGCCGCGACGGCAGCTGGTCGCTCTCGGGGCTGCTGCGCCCCGACGAGGTGGAGGACCTCACCGGCATCGCGCTGCCCCCGGACGAGGACTACGACACGATCGCCGGCCTGGTGCTCAAGGTCGTGGGCCGCGTGCCGGAGAACGGCGACATCGCCGAGGTGCCCGTCCCGGACCTGAGCGACCCCGACGAGCCGCGCGAGCAGCTCGCGGTGCTGACCGTGGAGCACATGGACGGCCTGCGGATCGACCGGGTCGGGCTGCGCGTGCTCGAGGGCGAGGACGAGTCATGAGCGACACCACGGCCCTGCTGGTCGCCGTCCTGCTGCTCGCCGCCAACGCGTTCTTCGTCGGCGCCGAGTTCGCCATCATCTCCGCTCGCCGCACGCAGGTCGAGCCGCGCGCCCACGCGGGGTCCCGCATGGCCCGCACGACCCTGCGCGCCATGGAGAACGTCTCGCTGATGATGGCCGGCGCCCAGCTCGGCATCACGATCTGCTCGCTCGGCCTCGGTGCCATCGGCGAGCCGGCGGTGGCGCACCTGCTGGAGCCGGTGTTCGAGGCCCTCGGCGTCCCGCACGACCTGCTGCACCCGGTCGCGTTCGTCCTGGCGCTCCTGATCGTGGTGTTCCTGCACGTCGTCCTCGGCGAGATGGTCCCGAAGAACATCGCGCTGGCCGGTCCCGACCGCGCGGCGCTGGTGCTCGGTCCGCCGCTGGTCGGCATCGTCACGGTCCTGCGCCCGCTCATCGCGGGCCTCAACTGGATCGCCAACACGACGCTGCGGCTGATCCACGTGGAGCCGCGCGACGAGGTGACCTCGACGTTCACGCGGGAGGAGGTGGCCGCCCTCGTGGAGGAGTCGCGCGGGGAGGGGCTGCTCGCGGAGGGGGAGTACGACCGGCTGTCCGGCGCGCTCGGCTTCACCGAGAAGACGGTCGCCACCGTCGTCCTGGCTCCCGACACCCTGACCACCGTGCTGCGCGGGTCCTCCCCGGCCGACGTGGAGGCGCTGTGCGCCAGCACCGGCTTCAGCCGGTTCCCGGTGGCGAGCGAGGCCGGTGAGCTGATCGGCTACCTGCACATCAAGGACGTGCTGGAGCCAGACGAGGCACGGCGCGAGCTGCCGATCGAGGACAAGTGGATCCGGCCGTTCGCTCCGGTCACGCCCGACGACCAGCTCCAGGACGCGCTCGAGACGCTGCAGCGTCGTGGCGCGCACATGGCGCGGGTGGTCGACGCCGAGGGCACGACCTTGGGCCTGGCCACGCTCGAGGACGTGATCGAGGAGCTGGTCGGTGAGATCCGGGACGCGGCGCACCACGACGCGCCTCAGGAGGCGGCCGGCTAGACACAGGTCACGTCCGGCCCCCCGCCCTCGCCGGGCAGGAGAGGTCCGGCGGCTAAAGTGTCGGCCACCAGGCTTACCCAAGCACCTCGACAGGAATGCAGGCACCAGTGGCGGACGACTCGGCGCGCGAAGGCCGCGTCTGGACGGTTCCCAACCTGCTCAGCGCCCTGCGGCTGGCGGGGGTGCCGGTCTTCCTGTGGCTGGTCCTCGGCCCGGAGGAGGACGGCTGGGCCCTGGC includes the following:
- a CDS encoding hemolysin family protein, whose protein sequence is MTPLLLLAIALLLIVMCGVFVAAEFAFVTVDRGQVERLAAEGDASAQGLLSGLRSLSTQLSGAQVGITVTNLGVGFLAEPAIADLIDGPLHDVGVPDGAVSPLAIGIGLVTGTVLTMIFGELVPKNLAIAMPLATARATQRPMRWWTAVNHYPIRLLNGSANAVVRRLGMEPQEELRSARSSTELASLIQRSADIGTLDADTAELMERSVEFGTRTAGEIMTPRVRTRSLEANDRASAVIELTRQTGHSRFPVLDADDAVVGTVHVKNAVALPLHERATTKVKHLMAKPIVVPDSLRLDPLLALLREDGFQMAVVLDEYGGHAGIVTLEDVVEEIVGDIADEHDRLGARARQRRDGSWSLSGLLRPDEVEDLTGIALPPDEDYDTIAGLVLKVVGRVPENGDIAEVPVPDLSDPDEPREQLAVLTVEHMDGLRIDRVGLRVLEGEDES
- a CDS encoding hemolysin family protein, with the translated sequence MSDTTALLVAVLLLAANAFFVGAEFAIISARRTQVEPRAHAGSRMARTTLRAMENVSLMMAGAQLGITICSLGLGAIGEPAVAHLLEPVFEALGVPHDLLHPVAFVLALLIVVFLHVVLGEMVPKNIALAGPDRAALVLGPPLVGIVTVLRPLIAGLNWIANTTLRLIHVEPRDEVTSTFTREEVAALVEESRGEGLLAEGEYDRLSGALGFTEKTVATVVLAPDTLTTVLRGSSPADVEALCASTGFSRFPVASEAGELIGYLHIKDVLEPDEARRELPIEDKWIRPFAPVTPDDQLQDALETLQRRGAHMARVVDAEGTTLGLATLEDVIEELVGEIRDAAHHDAPQEAAG